Proteins encoded together in one Triticum dicoccoides isolate Atlit2015 ecotype Zavitan unplaced genomic scaffold, WEW_v2.0 scaffold145016, whole genome shotgun sequence window:
- the LOC119343885 gene encoding mavicyanin-like, with protein MEIRRRRALAMALAAVLAAVTVARVATAATSYTVGAPDGLWDMHTDYAEWVAARTFHPGDNITFTYSRELHDVVEVGKAGYDACSSANNVSAFRSGNDVVALTTVGTRYFLCGLTGHCDSGMKIRVDVVAASTGPVAAPPTTSAGGNVVAGLGALVVTHALLASISVW; from the exons ATGGAGATCAGGCGGCGGCGGGCACTGGCGATGGCCCTGGCGGCGGTGCTGGCCGCCGTGACTGTTGCTCGGGTGGCCACGGCTGCGACAAGTTACACGGTGGGGGCGCCGGATGGGCTGTGGGACATGCACACGGACTATGCTGAGTGGGTCGCCGCCAGGACGTTCCACCCCGGCGACAACATCA CGTTTACGTACTCGAGAGAGCTGCACGACGTGGTGGAGGTGGGCAAGGCCGGCTACGACGCCTGCTCCAGCGCAAACAACGTCTCCGCCTTCCGCTCCGGCAACGACGTCGTCGCGCTCACCACCGTCGGCACGCGCTACTTCCTCTGCGGCCTCACCGGCCACTGCGACAGCGGaatgaagatcagggtcgacgtggTCGCCGCGTCCACCGGTCCCGTAGCCGCGCCGCCCACCACGTCTGCCGGGGGTAACGTCGTCGCAGGCCTTGGCGCGCTCGTGGTGACGCATGCTCTCCTTGCCAGCATCAGCGTCTGGTGA